TACCGGATTCCCCTCGGGCTCCTTCTGCTGGCTCTTACCTATTTCCTGGCAAACGGATCTCTTTTGGTGACGCCATACCAGGTTCTCATGCTCTCCCTGAGCGGAATCGTGGGTCTGGCCATTGGAGATGCCTTTCTCTTTGAAGCGTTTGTACTCATCGGACCCCGTCTTACGATGCTGATTTACACGATGTCCCCCGCCATGACGGCAGTGATTGCCTTCCTGTTCCTTTCCGAGCGGATGGGACTCATGGCCCTTGGCGGTATGGCTGTCATCATGATCGGGATTCTCTGGGTTCTCATGGATCGTAATCCGGGCGTGCGACAGGCGAATGTTCGGGGCGTCCTGTACGGCCTCCTGGGAAGCCTCGGCCAGGCAATCGGGCTTGTCCTGGCCAAATCCGCCCTGGACACGGGGATCGACGCCCTCTATGCCACGATCATCCGTATGGCAGCCGCGACCCTGGCCATGGGCCTGGTGGTTCTGGTATACCGAAATCCTGGAACGCTGTCTATCCTTCGGGATAAACGCAGAGCGATTCTGCCCCTGGTTGGCGGAGTAATCTGCGGCCCCTATCTGGGTGTATGGCTGTCTCAGGTTGCCATCAAGCTGACTCTTACCGGCATTGCCGCAACACTCATGGCCATGGTACCGGTCATCATCATACCCATCTCTGCCGTTGTCGAGAAGGAGCGCATTACGGTTCGAGCCATACTGGGGGCCCTTGTGGCCATTGCAGGGGTTACCCTTCTTTTCATGCGTTAAGCCAATCTCATCCCGGGAATAGACCCCGGCGTATGAATGTTCTGATAAAAGAATTTAATTCCCTGAGGATAACCGGGGCGCCTCCCGAAGCTTGAAAGAATCCTTTCAGGCTTCTTTTTTTCTGCCCAACCCTCCAACGTAAAAAGCACAGGACTTGACAAAACGGATGATACGGCCTATTATATATAGGAGTCCTAATTATGAATACGGAAACCAGACCCGCCCTCGATCCTTTGTCAATGGAAGTTCCTTCCATGACGACCGATATTTCTGTCGGCAGAGACATTGATGTCCTGGCAAAATTCATTCAGATTTACTGCAGGGATCTGCACACGGAAAAGAACCGGGAACGGTTTCTCGCCCGGGGAAGGCTTGCACTCTACTTCAGACACCATAATCTTCACCTCTGTGAAGACTGCAGCAGGCTCCTTCTCCACGGTGCGGCAAAACGAATGATGTGTTCACTGGACCCAAAACCGCGATGCAAGAAGTGTCCCATGCCCTGCTACCGTCCCGGTTACCGGGAATCCATCCGGGAGGTCATGCGTTATGCCGGAAGGAAGATGATCCTTACGGGAAGAGTTGACCTGCTGTACAAATTCCTTTTGTAAAAAGGGAGGAAAACCAATGTCCCATCCAACGTTTGAATCGGGAAGCGTGGTCTCTCAAACCTCCGATCTTATCCAGGTTCAGCCCAGCACGATCGTAAGTCGAACGATCATTAAGAAACAGTCGGGAACCGTCACGCTCTTTGCCTTTGATCAGGGACAGGAGCTCAGTGAGCACACAGCTCCCTTCGATGCTCTTGTACACGTCCTTGAGGGAACCGCGGAGGTCATCATTTCCGGAACCGCCCATACCGTAACCCCGGGAGAGAGCATCCTGATGCCTGCCCATGCGCCCCACGCTCTCCGGGCCATCACGGCCTTCAAGATGCTTCTGGCCATGGTGCGGGTCTGACGGGAGATAATCGATGAGTGAACTCCTGGAAAACGCAGCAGCACGGAAGGCCATTCTGAAGGAGATGATCCTCAAGCTTCATCAGGGAGACACGGCGGATGCCGTGCGGTCCCGGCTGATCCAGACCCTGGGCTCGGTACCGTACGCCGAAGTTGTAGAAGTTGAGCAGGAACTCATGAATGAAGGGCTTCCGCGGGAAGAGATCCTGAAACTCTGTGACCTCCATTCCCAGGCCATGAAGGGAGCCCTGGATCTTTCTTCCGCAAAACCGATCCCACCGGGACATCCCGTCCATACCTTTATCGAGGAAAACAGGGCCCTTTCGTGGGAGATCGGGGAAGCGGAAAAGGTCGCAGCCACCCTCTCCACTCTGGACGACGGGTCTGAGGCCTCGGACCTCATGATGTCACTCCGCCGCCACCTGCATGCCCTCACCGATGTGGATAAACATTACCGCCGAAAGGAGAACCTTCTCTTTCCGTACCTGGAATCCAGGGGGATCGAAGGCCCGCCGACGGTGATGTGGGGAAAGGATGATGAAATCCGTTCGTTGATGAAGGATGCCCTTGCGGTCTTTGAAACCACCGACACCTTTACGGTCGGGGAAGCGAAAATTGTTTTTGAATCGCTCTTTTCTCCCCTCTTTTCCGCGATTTCAGAAATGATCTACAAGGAAGAGCATATTCTCTTCCCGATGTGCATGGACACCCTGAATGATTCCGAGTGGATGGCCATCGCCGATCAGAGTCTCGAGATCGGATTCTGCCTCTATGACCCGACTATCCAATGGAAGCCCGAGGGCGTGACTCTGAAAGAGAAGGAGCAGACCGGAGAGCCTGCCGACCGCGTCCGCCTGCCCAGCGGATCGATGACACCCGGTGAGCTGACCGCCATTCTGAATACGATCCCCTTTGATCTTACCTTTGTGGATGCCGAAGACACCGTCCGTTACTTTACCCAGGGCAGGGAGCGAATCTTCGATCGAAACCGCGCCATTCTGGGCCGAAAGGTCCAGCTCTGCCATCCGCCATCCAGCGTTCATATCGTCGAACGCATCCTGAGTGACTTCAAAGCGGGAAGGGAGGATCAGGCATCGTTCTGGATTGAGCTCAAAGGAAAATTCATCATGATCCAGTATTTCGCCCTGCGCGATGAGCCGGGCAACTACCTTGGGACCCTGGAAGTCTCCCAGGATCTGACCAGCCGCAGAGCTCTTACCGGAGAACGACGGTTGCTGAAGTACGGAGATCCCGAAGGATCTTCACTGTGACGGCATCCCAGAATCCTCCCCCCATTACTCCCGAGATGAAGGTTGCCATGCTGCTGGAACACTATCCCGATCTTGAAGAGACGCTTCTTTCCCTTTCCCCCGCTTTTTCGAAACTCACGAGCCCGGTTCTCCGCAAAACTCTGACAAGGATCACTTCTCTCGCCCAGGCCGCACGTGTGGGAGGTCTCGACCCCGGTTTTCTGGTCCGGGAACTCAGGGCCCGGGCCGCTCAATCTCCTCTCCCGGACCTCCCCGAGTCCCGCGAAAACGAATCGCTGCCCCCATGGGCGTCCGAAGCAAAACCCGAAATCATTCTGGACGGCCGCCCTCTCCTAGAGGAGGGAATCCATCCCCTGGCCGCCGTGATGGATCAACTGAAGAATCTGAAACCCGGCGATGTCTTTCTTCTCCTGACCCCCTTTGTCCCTGCTCCCCTTATCGACAAGGCCCGGGAACGCGGTTTTGAAGCCTGCGTGGATACCGAAAATTCAGAGGAAATTCGAACCTATTTCCGCCACCAGCCCTGATCACGGGACATTTGAGTCCTTACCGGGTCTACGCTACAATAAACAGTTATGTTTATCCGGCGAGGATATTCCATCGTTTTCACCGGATTGATTCTAATCATTTCTCAGAGCCCGTCCCCTCTCATCGGCGAGACGGGCCCGGGATCTCAGGCCCGATGGATTACTGAAACTGCAGACGCGACACCGGGGAGCGGCAATTATGCTTCCCTGGCGGTAGATGCCGAAGGCTTCGTTCACATCGCATCGTTTCAATGGCTGTATGACGAACCGGCCGGGGATGGTAATGTACCTTACGGGAACCTTCTCTATACAACCAATCAGAGTGGAACGTGGCAGTCCCTGGTCCTCGAAGAGGGAGCCGGGATGACGCCCCGGATTGCCATTGACGGTACGGGAGCCGTCCACATTGTTCACACCCGCCTCGGATTCTCTTCACCCTCAACCCTGCTGAACCTCCTCTACACAACGAATGGGTCCGGAGCCTGGATCACTACCGCCATTCAATCCGGAACGGTGAAGGGAGCCGATGCTTCCATTGCCGTGGATCGAAACGGATTTGTCCACATCTGCTGCAGCAACGAAGAGGGAACCGGATCACCTTCCGGACCCTCAGGGGGCCTCCGCTACGTGACCAACAGCACAGGAATCTGGACGTGGCAGGATGTCGACCCCGATCCCCATGCAGGGCATGACACCGACATCGCTGTCGATCCGTGGGGTTCCGTTCACATCAGCTATCTCAACTCCGAGGCCGGCCTGGGCTACGCCACCAATCGGCAGGGATTCTGGGAACATACGATTCTGGACTCCACGCCCAACGTGGGTTGGAATACGTCCATCGGTACCGATTGCCGGGGCAGAGTCCATATCAGCTATTCCGATCCCGGTCCCATTCTGGACCCGCCGGGCCAGGGAAGGCTGATGCATGTTTCCAATGATTCCGGGGAGTGGATTACGGAAGTCGTGGATGATTCCGGTGCGGGGTACTATACGGGGTTGGATATCGATGATGCGGGCGCGGTTCGCATTGCCTACCTTGAGATTCTTCCCCAGGGAGGCCAGTTGAACCTCGCGACCCTGCAGTGGGGAACCTGGCACCTGGAGACTGTGTCCACAGCAGAGTCTCCGGGAGATGCGGTGGGGATCTACTGTGCCATCGACCTGGACCGGGAAGAAAAACCCCACATCTGCCACTATGACTATGCCAATCAGACCCTTCTGTACACAACCGACCGGTCCAGGATCGCCCTGACCCCGGATCTTCCCTCACCCAGGCTCTGCCGTAAGCCTCCCCATTCCCGAACTGACAACTCTCCTCCTGAGAGCCTGGTTTCCGATTTCTCCAACCTCCGCCCGTTGAAGAATATCAATTCCCCCTGTCCAGAGGACGCCATCGAAATTTCCGCGGACGGGTCCACACTGTACTATATGTTTGCCCGGGACTTCGACAGCCGGCTGTGTACACAACGTCTCCTCTCGTTTCCCAGCGGTACCCACGTCTCCCGTCGACAGGGAAACCCGGACACCTTTGTCTATTCGAACTTTTTTGATCTGGGAAAGGGTATCGATTATTCCTTCGATGCAGAATTGAGCTTCTCTCCTGATGGATCCACCGTCTATTTTCATTCCCTTCGGGCAACCAATACGGGATTCCAGCAGGATCCGCCGACAGAAGACTTTCTGGATATCTACACCGCTCCGATCATCGACGGCATACCGGGACCCGCCGTCAATCTGGGTCCTCCGATCAACTCACCCTATCCGGACGGAGAACATGCGATCCATCCGGATGGCGTCACGCTCTATTTCACATCCCTGCGACCGGCCGGTCTGGGAGGCTCCAACATCTGGTCTTCCACACGGATCGACGGAACATGGTCGGATCCGCTTCTCCTTTCCCCCCCCATTAACTCCGACAGCAATGACCTTCAGCCCTTCTTCGCGGAGGGAGGCCAGGTTCTCTTTTTTGTCTCCGACCGGGACGGAGGAAACGCAATCTATCGATCCGAATGGTCTCCGTCAGGATGGGGAATCCCGGAGGTTGTGATACGGGGGAATGTGGGGGAACCATCCCTGACAGCGGACGGCATGCACCTCTACTTCGTTCATGTGCTCATCGACGAAGAAGGCATTTTCGATTCCGACATCTGGGTTGCAGACCACATCGGGATATTCACCCGCTGATGATTTATAACCTCAAATCGTATGGTTTACAGTTCATAGCCAGCGTCGAACGGACGACCGGTATAGATCCCACTTCTCTCCGAAGATTGTGGACAGATTGTTTTCCTCCACCCGAACAAATGTCAGATCCAGAAAAACCATGAAGAGAGGCACAACAATCAACGGTGCGAGGGAGCCGAGCAGAACGCCCAGTCCCAGAAGGATCAAAACAAAGCCAAGATACATGGGGTGCCGGGTGATCTGGAAAACTCCTGATGTAATCAGTGTGGTCGGTTTTTCATTCGGTTTAACGGTTGTTCCGGCCCGTTTCAAGGCTTGATCTGCCAGCAGGTTGACACCCACTCCCAGAAACAGCGGGAAGAAACCGGTCCACGACCAGGGGCCATGAAGAATATGAAGGACTGGAAAAATAAAATGAAGCCAGACCATGAGCAGAATAGCTCCAAAGAGGAATACGGGCGGATGGAATACCGGAAGCCTGCGTTGTGTCCGACTCACGATTCCTTTCCCCGTTGATTCTGTTGTTGGGACAACCTTTCGTACACCATTTCTACCATTACTTTCCCTGATGAATAAAGTCACCAATGCGCCGGGCACGTTCCATCTCTTCCTGTGTCAGGGGCCCCATTTCCAGGGCCTGGATCCCTTCTTCAAACTCCTGCGCACTCCTGGGTCCCATCATGCAGAGATCCACTGCGGGGTGAGAAATGGCAAAACGGTAACAGTCCGCCGCGGTAAGAGGTTTCTCTCCCGGGGGCATCTTCCGGGGATTGAGCAGCTTTCCCCATCGGGTCGCCGTATAGGCCATGATCCCGGGCCGCTGTTTTTCAGCAAGATGGGGGAAAATCTCTTCTTCCGCACCCCGGTGGGCGGCGTTGTAGCGAACCATGAAGATATCAATGATGGAGCCATCCTGGTCAGCCATCTTTCCAAAAAACTTCCGATTATGGCCCGACATGGCTACAGATTTCACTACACCCTCTTTTTTTAGTGTTTCGACCCCCTTCAGGACACCCGTTGCCGGCATACGGTTATGCCAGCCCAGAAGGAGAATATCCGCAACGTCGAAACCAAGGGCATCGAGACCCTTTCGTACCGATCGTTCCACAGTCCATCCAAGATGATCGTAGGATTGCAGAATGAGAACCAGTTCTTTTCTGTGATTCCGCCCCAGGCTTTTTAGCGCTTCCCCCATCCCTTTCCGTCTCAGCGATCCCCAGTAAAACGTGTTGATATTGTGAACAAAGAAGGCCTTTTCGACCGATTCCCGGGGCACACCATATCCTCCGGACAGACCGAGCCGGCTCACGGAGAGGCCGCTTCGGCCCAATGTTCGTTTTTCAGTGAAGGTCAATCTTGCCTCCTGCTATCATCTCGCTGTGAAATCCATACCATCGCTCAAGAATCAACCGTCCATCCTGCGAAAAATCCATACGCCCGTGAGAAAGAAAACCGCACCCACACCGAGGAGTATGGAACAGGGGAAGGCAATTTCGGTAAAAGAAAAACCTCGCCAGATCGCGCCCTCGGTTGCCAGGATCGCCCACTTGATGGGGCTGAGACTGCTCAGTCCCTTCATCCAGGAAGGCATCACCATGAGAGGAACCATCCCACCTCCAAACATGGCCATGGCAAGAAGAAGGGCCCAACCGGTACCGCCCACAGCCTGTTCGGTCTTTCCCAATACGGAGATAAACATCATGATTCCCACAAAACAGAGAGAGGTACAGACGATGGCAAGGGCCAGGAGAGCCGGGCTCATGATCCGTATGTGAAAGATCAGCTTTCCCACAAGAAGGAGAAAGACGATGACGGAAAGGCTGGCCAGAAAACAGGCCAGAGCCTTTCCCCCCAGGATGTGGGCCCGGGAGATAGGGGCCATTCTCAGCCGTAGAAAGGTACCTCGAGTTCTCTCTACGACAATGGAAATCGCGAACGCCGCGACACATCCGATGAGGGCCCATGCGATGGATTGAGGAAAGGTCAGTTCCCACGAGCTCCTGGGGCCTTCCGACTCCCGAACGACATCGACCTTTTCCACGGCAACTCCCCCCATGGCGGGTCCCGAAGCGTAAACATCCTCATCCACGTCTGTCAGAAAGGTGTCCAGCGAAGTGATAAAGGTGGAAAAGACCTTTTTTTGCGCCGGGTCCAGCTTGTCATCCCCATCGATTTCCTCAGGGATCCCGCTGATTCTCTCCTTCAGCCTGGCAGGGTTGGAATAGATCGAAAAGAGCGTCTCATAATAGGCCTGGTTCAGAAGTCCTTCCAGATACCCGGCCTCCGCTTTGCGGGCAGGATCGATGCCCACCTGGAGAAGGGAGCCTCCCCCGGAAAAAAAGGGATCGGCATTTCCGAATCCTTTTTTCACAATCAGAAAGGCAACCAGCTTTCCCTTTCGAACCTGATCTTTTGCCTCTTCGATGGAAATTTCCCGGACATCCAGAGCCGCGGAAGATTTCAGCTTTTCGGTAAAGGCGAGGGATGCCTCCGAGCCGTCTTCATCCACAACGGCCACGGACATGGATGCCGTATTTCCACCTCCTCCCGAGAAGATGGCGCCAAAGAAGATCGCCATGAGAAGGGGGAAGACGAGAACCCAGAAAAGGCCGAACTTGTCTCGCCACAGGAGACGGAGATCTTTCAACGCAAGGGTGAGAAGAGTTTTCATTGGTCCCTCAACCTCCTTCCCGTGAGATTCAGAAAGACATTTTCAAGGTCCGCCGCATGGATTTTGAGATTTAAAAAGGAGAGGCCCGTACGCCCAAGATCGGCCACCGATTCCAGAGGGCTCTCGGTCTCAATCCTAAGAAGCGATCCGTTCAGGCTCCCGGGAAGGCTTTCCGGTTTGTCAGGTATCGAATCAAGCTCGACTTCCACTACGGAGGGGCCCCCATGGGCCCGGATCAGCCCATCAACGGTGTCCATCGCGAGAATTTCTCCGTGATCCATGATGGCTACGCGGTCGCAGAGTCGCTGAGCTTCCTCCATGTAGTGCGTCGTATAGAGAATGGTGCGGCCTTCGGCCCGTAGTTTTTCAATATTATCAAAAAGGAGGTTCCGGGATTGCGGATCCACCCCCACAGTCGGCTCATCCAGGAGAAGAATCGGAGGATCGTGAAGGAGGGCCGTGACCAGGTTCAATCTCCGCTTCATCCCCCCCGAATAGTGGACGACCCGATCTCCTTTTCGTTCCGTGAGACCCGCGAAGTCCAGGGCCCAGCGGACCCGCTCGGAAAGCAGCTTTCCCGAAAGATGGTAGAGGCGG
The Thermoanaerobaculia bacterium genome window above contains:
- a CDS encoding DMT family transporter is translated as MQGELAALTAAFLWAWTATFFTVASRHIGSFAVNVYRIPLGLLLLALTYFLANGSLLVTPYQVLMLSLSGIVGLAIGDAFLFEAFVLIGPRLTMLIYTMSPAMTAVIAFLFLSERMGLMALGGMAVIMIGILWVLMDRNPGVRQANVRGVLYGLLGSLGQAIGLVLAKSALDTGIDALYATIIRMAAATLAMGLVVLVYRNPGTLSILRDKRRAILPLVGGVICGPYLGVWLSQVAIKLTLTGIAATLMAMVPVIIIPISAVVEKERITVRAILGALVAIAGVTLLFMR
- a CDS encoding nitrous oxide-stimulated promoter family protein, whose translation is MNTETRPALDPLSMEVPSMTTDISVGRDIDVLAKFIQIYCRDLHTEKNRERFLARGRLALYFRHHNLHLCEDCSRLLLHGAAKRMMCSLDPKPRCKKCPMPCYRPGYRESIREVMRYAGRKMILTGRVDLLYKFLL
- a CDS encoding cupin domain-containing protein → MSHPTFESGSVVSQTSDLIQVQPSTIVSRTIIKKQSGTVTLFAFDQGQELSEHTAPFDALVHVLEGTAEVIISGTAHTVTPGESILMPAHAPHALRAITAFKMLLAMVRV
- a CDS encoding DUF438 domain-containing protein encodes the protein MSELLENAAARKAILKEMILKLHQGDTADAVRSRLIQTLGSVPYAEVVEVEQELMNEGLPREEILKLCDLHSQAMKGALDLSSAKPIPPGHPVHTFIEENRALSWEIGEAEKVAATLSTLDDGSEASDLMMSLRRHLHALTDVDKHYRRKENLLFPYLESRGIEGPPTVMWGKDDEIRSLMKDALAVFETTDTFTVGEAKIVFESLFSPLFSAISEMIYKEEHILFPMCMDTLNDSEWMAIADQSLEIGFCLYDPTIQWKPEGVTLKEKEQTGEPADRVRLPSGSMTPGELTAILNTIPFDLTFVDAEDTVRYFTQGRERIFDRNRAILGRKVQLCHPPSSVHIVERILSDFKAGREDQASFWIELKGKFIMIQYFALRDEPGNYLGTLEVSQDLTSRRALTGERRLLKYGDPEGSSL
- a CDS encoding DUF1858 domain-containing protein; protein product: MTASQNPPPITPEMKVAMLLEHYPDLEETLLSLSPAFSKLTSPVLRKTLTRITSLAQAARVGGLDPGFLVRELRARAAQSPLPDLPESRENESLPPWASEAKPEIILDGRPLLEEGIHPLAAVMDQLKNLKPGDVFLLLTPFVPAPLIDKARERGFEACVDTENSEEIRTYFRHQP
- a CDS encoding isoprenylcysteine carboxylmethyltransferase family protein, with product MSRTQRRLPVFHPPVFLFGAILLMVWLHFIFPVLHILHGPWSWTGFFPLFLGVGVNLLADQALKRAGTTVKPNEKPTTLITSGVFQITRHPMYLGFVLILLGLGVLLGSLAPLIVVPLFMVFLDLTFVRVEENNLSTIFGEKWDLYRSSVRRWL
- a CDS encoding aldo/keto reductase, with protein sequence MTFTEKRTLGRSGLSVSRLGLSGGYGVPRESVEKAFFVHNINTFYWGSLRRKGMGEALKSLGRNHRKELVLILQSYDHLGWTVERSVRKGLDALGFDVADILLLGWHNRMPATGVLKGVETLKKEGVVKSVAMSGHNRKFFGKMADQDGSIIDIFMVRYNAAHRGAEEEIFPHLAEKQRPGIMAYTATRWGKLLNPRKMPPGEKPLTAADCYRFAISHPAVDLCMMGPRSAQEFEEGIQALEMGPLTQEEMERARRIGDFIHQGK
- a CDS encoding ABC transporter permease, producing the protein MKTLLTLALKDLRLLWRDKFGLFWVLVFPLLMAIFFGAIFSGGGGNTASMSVAVVDEDGSEASLAFTEKLKSSAALDVREISIEEAKDQVRKGKLVAFLIVKKGFGNADPFFSGGGSLLQVGIDPARKAEAGYLEGLLNQAYYETLFSIYSNPARLKERISGIPEEIDGDDKLDPAQKKVFSTFITSLDTFLTDVDEDVYASGPAMGGVAVEKVDVVRESEGPRSSWELTFPQSIAWALIGCVAAFAISIVVERTRGTFLRLRMAPISRAHILGGKALACFLASLSVIVFLLLVGKLIFHIRIMSPALLALAIVCTSLCFVGIMMFISVLGKTEQAVGGTGWALLLAMAMFGGGMVPLMVMPSWMKGLSSLSPIKWAILATEGAIWRGFSFTEIAFPCSILLGVGAVFFLTGVWIFRRMDG
- a CDS encoding ABC transporter ATP-binding protein is translated as MDESAISIQELKKSFNGVEAVKGVSYEIKKGETFGLLGPNGAGKTTTINLLVGILTPDSGSIRVDGSDDPTRPEVRRSFGICPQSLSLYEELTGEENLLFFGRLYHLSGKLLSERVRWALDFAGLTERKGDRVVHYSGGMKRRLNLVTALLHDPPILLLDEPTVGVDPQSRNLLFDNIEKLRAEGRTILYTTHYMEEAQRLCDRVAIMDHGEILAMDTVDGLIRAHGGPSVVEVELDSIPDKPESLPGSLNGSLLRIETESPLESVADLGRTGLSFLNLKIHAADLENVFLNLTGRRLRDQ